TTTCTATTTTTTattgtatttttcttcttttctaattGAGAGCCTAAAAGATCCAGCTTATGATGTTCTTGAGCTACTCAGTTCGTGGCTCGTCGAAATACCACACTTAGATTTTTATCGTATGAACTGTCACTGAACTGCAGGGAATTGGAGGGAGTACAAACTCCCGGAGTTTAATTGAGATTTGGAGAATGGGATAATTTTATTCGAAACAGTTCGGTGATGCATTAAAAGACATTTGTAGCTCATCTTCAACGGACGGATGAAGTTTTAATCAGTCTGTCCTGCTTTGCAGCTTTTGGGAGCAAATGCTCAAAGAGCTTGACATCCTTTTAAATTACTTTGAGTGATGGGAGACATCAGGTTATATATCTGTCTCTCACTCTCCACTGCTACTAACTTCTCAGTTGACTCACAGAATTAGTTTAAGCACCCGTTCAGCGTTCCGCGGAAATGATCATGTGTGTTTGTTGGCTGCAGGGAATGATAGAGGAAGAGGATAATTGTTGAAGGCATAAAGAACGAATGGGGTCTGAAACATATTTCTCAGTTGTTGATGCACTTGTGGAAATCAATGAGGACAGATAGTTTCAGGGCATCCATCCATCTAATGAGCAATATTTTATCAGCCAAGAGCACTTTACCCATTTTCTCCTCCCCTCTCTCAAATTCTTTCAAAACCCTACTTTTCATTTCCTTTGTTCTTATTTCATCCAACATTCAAACCCTCTCCTCCTCCCCTCTGAACCCAAATCCCCCACCCATTTTGTTCTACAGTCAAAATGGTGCTGCACAAATCTTAAATGGGTTTAGCCAGTGTTGTATTTTAAGGATTTTTTTAAACTCAAATCCAAATTAAACGATTGGCACGTGGTTAGCATCGGAGTCATAAGTAAGTGTACAGCCTATACGTCTGAGTGTACAGTAACCACCGATATTCGCTGATGATAAAACTAACATCAACTGTACTCTCACTACAAGCGAAAGCCACAAATAACCAATTTCCCATTTCTTTCTTTCCCTAacgaaaatcttgaagagataatttcaatttttttcatttctcttttatcaaaaccgaaaccctaattttgaaccCTTTCATTCTCTCTTCGTAGGGAGTTTGATAATGGTGACGATCATTTCAAATCCAACAACCTCATTTCAACTATTaatcccttcttcttctgctgctgcttcaCCTGTTTGTAAAAGAATCACTTCTAAATTCAATGTACAGAAGAAAACCAATTGCTTGATTAATTTATCTTCTTATTCTAAGAAGAGGGTTTTGTTTCAATCTCAGAGTCAACCCAAATTAGGGATTCGATTCAGAAGAAGTGTAGTGAGTTGTGGAGTAACTGAGATTGATCAGACTCAGTTTAGTGAGATTGTTTTGAAGTCTGAAATTCCTGTACTTGTTGAGTTTGTTGCTGATTGGTGTGGACCATGTCGGTTGATGAGTACTGTCATTAACAGCGCTTCTGAGGTATACCCATCTCTCTCTTGTTGAATTCCTTCGGGGTTTCTGTCGaattatcttctttttttctggATTATAATTGATTGTTGCAGTTTTACTATGAATTGATTGAACAACCTTGCATAAAACTTTTGAAAGAAAACTATAGAAGAAAAAGTAACttctatttattgcaacttatTTGGTGGAAAGATATCcatgtatgttttttttcaataggATTTGTGCTAGAAATGAACTAGTCACTTTAATGGGAGGCTTGGGAAGAAGTTCAATATTATTGAGCCTAACTACCGGCTCTCTTAGCAACGGAGTGACTGCTCTTTTGGGATGGCAAAAGGAACAATTCCCTTACCTCAGCTTGGTTGCACTCTAATGTGCACGTTTAACTGGTGGATCCAATGCTAGTAACTTGTGTGGGATGTCTTAATGGAAATTTAAGTACGTCACTCCTATGCCAACCAACTTTGTAGCTGTTTTGCTCTTCATAATAAATCATGAAATACATCACTCAAGGGTTATGTAGTTATTGTAAATCACTGTATCATAGTCCCCCAACTATTGAGAAAAGGCTACGTCAAATTGTTGAACTACCCCTTACTGCAAAATCACCATTCTTTTGCCTCTCAATCCAAAATACAAGTAGCAATATCTCTGTAGACGAAATGAAGGCATGTCGTGTAATGCAAATTCTTTCGGGAGCTTAATTTTATAAGGAGATCAAGAACCAGCCTGCCATGCTTAATTCATTGATCACTCAAGAAAGGCTCGTAATAAATATAGACGACATATCCCCATATTTTTTACAAATTGACACGTAATAGGAGAGTGGAAAAGTTTGTCCTGGAATTAGGGAGGACCATTAAATTCTGTTGAGTTTTCAGGCAATTGTTGGTTCCTTAAATCGACCGAATCCTCTGTTATTATTGTTTTTGCGTAAGTCTACTACGTTTTGCTATGTTTCTTGCCCAtcctttttgctttaactaccaTATCCTTCTTTCATTTGAATCCTGATCTAGTTTGTATTATGTCATGGAACTTGTTACTGATGGATGATATTAGCCATATATAAGCTGCATAACTTCTTGGTAGCTTTTCTGATTTCCATACTCCTGCAATGGGATATGTTTCGACTTTGCAGGAATACGAAGACAGATTAAAGATCGTGAAGATTAACCATGATTCGAACCCTCAGCTGATTGGAGACTACAAAGTTTATGGCTTACCGGCTTTTATTATCTTCAAAAATGGGAAGGAAGTTCCAGAAAGCCGAAGAGAAGGTGCAATGTCAAAAGCAAAGCTTAAAGATTACATAGATGCATTTTTAGAGTCTGTAGCGGTCATTTAAGTTTCTGTAAAATATTTGAAGTGGGCTTGAAATATGGCCCGAAGTTGTTTTTACTATCTTCTCTTCTTGCTAATCGTCAAGCCATCTTTGCAATGAAAAGTGTACTTGTATATTAAATTTCTTTGTCTTGAGCTGTCCATATTGTAATAGTATTGTATTGCAGTCGAACCAGAGGTAAACCCTATGCAATAAGCATTTTTGAGGCTGCTTTAAGTATCAAGTATTTGTTGCTAATGTTTAATTTCAGATATGATGTGAGCTCAAAATTGCAAAAAAACAGAATGAACAACTTACAGATCCGACCTAAACATAAATAACTACAGGTGTTTGTAAGCCAATGTTCTCTCAACcataaaaaactaagaaaataagaaagaggAGAGAATAGAGGTTTGAGGGGTGTTCATCTGCTCCCCATCAGTGATCTCTTCTTACCGAGGATAAGAAAGAAAGTCCGTAACCTCTTCCACAAGtaccttcaactcttcggaaaaCTGATGAGGTTCAAATTCCATCTCCCCCACTTGCATTTTCGCCAAGAAATCAGCCGGTCTGTTCAACTTCTTACTAACACGGGTTGCCATTCTGTGACGATCCAGAGCCGTCTTATGGACTAGGCCAGCTAGGTGGGATATAGTGTCTGCCATCATACTTGTTGATAGTCATACTTTTTTTAGCTGTTATTGAAAGCCGTTTATTTTGTATCTAGTGCGTACTACTTTCCAATTTCATTTAGtcattatttttaattttgtacaCTTTTATATAGGGGTATTAGAATGCATCACATTTAACAATTCTCTTTAAACTAATTTAAGGATCTCCTTCTCGATAAGTCCATTTAAAAAAATATGATGAATACCATTGGCGGAAGATCATCTTTTAACAAAGTCCCACTATCTTTTAAAACATATTatattaatttaaattaaaaggaAATAACGCGTGGGTATGTTACCCTCACATCCATGAAGTCATCAATTACATACTGCCTTAAAAAGCGTGTAcgtatttatttatatatatatatattccctaAAGGTGGTTTCAAAAAAATCCCAAGATGACTTTGCATGATTTGCTAGTGCATCCGCCCCCTAGTTGGCCTCTCTATAGATGTAGTGCATTGTATGATGCTGAATGGATTGCAATAGTTCTTTCATTTTGATCATATACCGCAAACACCATTGTGTCTTGATCCTTTTTGGTGATGAAATTGACTAGGTCTTGTGAGTCAGATTTTTGTCTATTGTATGTTGTTCTTCTAACCACCATAAACATGCTCCATGTATCGCCACTAAAACAGTGGTGATTCCCAGAGGTTGTGACATCGTTACGATCATGGTAGCTAAGCAATTCATGTAGAAAATTTTCATTATTAGTTTGATGTTACAATTAATAGAAAAAAAGTATATAAACAAAAGTTATCAAAATTAGAAAAGACCAACACATCTAGTATCAATTATTTGAAATCAAGTCTCTTTCTCGCAACTGAACAAAGTTTACCGAACTTGGTCATCCATTTAAATCAAAAATACTTTGTGATGCGTATCAAAGCAATTAAGAGGAACAAGAAAAATGCAGTTTTTGTGTTTATCTGATTTATTTTCATAGACAGAGATAAACTTTATGCTATTGGTGAGTTTTTAGTAAATGAGTGATCAATCCATCAAGAATTGGATGAATCGGTTATTTTAATTGAGATTGAGATTTATGACTTGTTTTTGAATAAGGTACCACCGTAGGAAAAACTCGGGGGTTACACCagaaaaatgcacgtccatttgccttTGCAAGCATGCTTCGCAAGCATGTTACCTTAAGTGTATTTCCATACTTAGCTTCTCATCTTTCCTGCGTTAAAGGATGGTGTTGATCATCTTGGTATGCATCACCGACTTCCGAGTACCGTCCAGGCAAAATGTATGCTTGGACTTACGCATAGACCATTGCAAGCTTATTTTCGCTTTCTTACTTCGCTTTAGCATTGAGCAGAAAGCAGCACTGGTCTTGCTCGATCCAAGGGTGTATCGGTCAGGTTCATGAGCATCCGAGGAATGTTACTACCCCCATCAAGCATGGCAACAATCATATATTTCATTGcaataccgagccagatgatacgaGTTACCAAAATATCACAACCATATctccaattagatgatatgatcgACAAAATGCTGGACCACTGATGGGAtatcgtaggctcaacaaattaataaatatatttcccactaattaactggtaatatagcggtagtaagagatcgttcccacagagagctgtgtaattgataggttatttgatcagcaaggtaaagtaaataacaaaagggggttttggttttaaaatataattaaaaagacaataagaaaagaaagattattaaggaatccttccccgttaccaagcgttaacaggattagaatacttatctatcgttcgtaagaaccattcatcaccaaccgtggaataacaactagatcagtaTTACACCCAAAAATCCTTCtaccactggatacggaagttctcgactaccagattatatccaacgaaccaccaagtagtagatcactcaaggtgtaatccaatcgaacgcttaagctttgtgaatttaggttaatcccagtagttaaaatcttagatcaaggtttacttattggtgttgtcttcacacacgattgctccacagaatccctctgtaaggtctcgcgatttctacttgtgtatagagttaatcgacgattacttatctcataacttctaccagcgatagaacaatcaatagatcaatctagcgtgcactccaaatcaatctaagaatcactcataaatcctagatatggtaaagacaaacgatgatgataaaaactctcaatagatttgtattattaataaagcttcacgcttagaacattgaattcatccttaatcaacaaaggtttagtttctcatgattacacaattacccggtttccccctaaaggagtaaaccctaaaatattaatgaagaacaaaagtataatatgagatgatcGATGATATTatattacataacctaatacttttttataggtttacattgcttggacttcaagtatttatttcggttcaagaacccgacctgaaaatacgaaataacgacTCCGAACGTGACCTTAGGACTTCCAAGGTATGAATACACTTTTCCTActtgctaagtacgcgtacctagtttgcaaacttcaaattccagcagaaattttcggaattaagtatgcgtacccggtgTGCGAACCTGGTATGCGAaccttactgtcttcggtattcgataaaaactgttttggccacaacttcttcatccgaactcggaatgacctcattatttttatatttaaattatattcaagatgataatgataaatccttaattttaatgagttaataccggtctttggcccttctcttgattttgagcgttttgctccttttcgtcgcacttcttccactactcttggacttgggcacttggatacttggaatacttatattTTTATCTCTTTTCAGAAATttttagct
The nucleotide sequence above comes from Papaver somniferum cultivar HN1 chromosome 8, ASM357369v1, whole genome shotgun sequence. Encoded proteins:
- the LOC113303379 gene encoding thioredoxin X, chloroplastic — encoded protein: MVTIISNPTTSFQLLIPSSSAAASPVCKRITSKFNVQKKTNCLINLSSYSKKRVLFQSQSQPKLGIRFRRSVVSCGVTEIDQTQFSEIVLKSEIPVLVEFVADWCGPCRLMSTVINSASEEYEDRLKIVKINHDSNPQLIGDYKVYGLPAFIIFKNGKEVPESRREGAMSKAKLKDYIDAFLESVAVI